Proteins from a single region of Lysinibacillus sp. JNUCC-52:
- a CDS encoding HlyD family secretion protein produces the protein MMRFIKSRPWTSLSIIVIALLVGVNAFFVFKDNSKVARSYFVDEFQRATTGDRVETVKKDTIVAPAETYTISADAKTLSAVNVKRGQDIKATDLLATYKTEEVDDELTKLEAERDAYETELSDLESALSQVESEFGDKSNPKSSINTDQISDKLNVTVKLELGQQNSPSTAVAILNRHIAEATRQIAVMDAQIAQIQARQGVISPVDGVIANIIEEAGTVTFEVYSTEKSMLAYLSEDEWQKVLAGQTVNFDLQHFKGELSGVVLEKQMIATNHDSTWAKELAKSAKLPKPTNYEVTLQQDDVLENIPFSTVGQASIVVNEALDAYKVKSSWVKKAKGAKRVYIIDENGKIRLEDIDVDFSTANSTIFTSYFDEGTPILANEHRNILARSFCSMPIKKIEWQHFKEIGWKDYVKYIIF, from the coding sequence ATGATGCGTTTTATAAAATCCAGACCTTGGACAAGCCTTAGTATCATTGTTATAGCGCTATTAGTCGGCGTGAATGCCTTCTTCGTTTTCAAGGATAATAGTAAAGTTGCCCGTTCGTATTTTGTAGATGAATTTCAACGAGCTACTACTGGTGACCGAGTTGAAACGGTGAAAAAGGATACGATTGTTGCGCCCGCTGAAACGTATACAATTTCTGCAGATGCCAAAACTTTATCAGCAGTAAACGTAAAGCGTGGGCAGGACATCAAAGCAACGGATCTTCTAGCTACTTATAAAACAGAAGAAGTTGACGATGAATTAACGAAGCTAGAGGCTGAACGGGATGCATATGAAACAGAATTAAGCGATTTAGAGTCTGCTTTATCACAAGTAGAATCTGAATTCGGAGACAAATCAAATCCGAAAAGTTCAATCAATACAGACCAAATTAGTGATAAATTAAATGTCACAGTTAAATTAGAGTTAGGCCAACAAAATTCACCATCAACAGCTGTTGCGATTTTAAATCGTCACATCGCAGAAGCGACGCGTCAAATTGCCGTAATGGATGCACAAATTGCACAAATTCAAGCACGTCAAGGCGTGATAAGCCCAGTAGATGGCGTTATTGCCAACATTATAGAAGAAGCTGGTACGGTGACCTTTGAAGTATATTCAACAGAAAAATCAATGCTCGCTTACTTATCTGAAGATGAATGGCAAAAAGTATTAGCGGGACAAACGGTTAATTTTGATTTACAACATTTTAAAGGTGAATTATCTGGTGTTGTACTTGAAAAGCAAATGATTGCAACAAATCATGACTCTACATGGGCAAAAGAATTAGCGAAATCGGCAAAATTGCCGAAACCAACTAATTATGAAGTAACATTACAGCAGGACGATGTGTTAGAAAATATTCCATTTTCTACAGTCGGCCAAGCTTCAATTGTTGTTAACGAAGCGCTCGATGCTTATAAAGTGAAGTCTTCTTGGGTCAAAAAAGCAAAAGGTGCTAAGCGCGTATATATTATCGATGAAAACGGAAAAATCCGTCTTGAAGATATTGATGTTGATTTTTCAACTGCCAATTCAACGATTTTCACAAGCTATTTCGATGAAGGCACACCGATTCTAGCTAATGAACACCGCAATATTTTAGCACGCTCCTTCTGTTCAATGCCTATTAAAAAAATAGAATGGCAACACTTTAAAGAAATTGGCTGGAAAGACTACGTCAAATATATTATTTTCTAA
- a CDS encoding glycosyltransferase family 2 protein — MKPHILIASPVRQNPYILAYFLTSLQSLNQDELVVDFLFIDDNDDKQSTELLASFQSENERVKIIKYDQQNDIYMKDEKTHYWTDSLIEKVAKMKDAIIEHAIQFQYDGLFLIDSDLMLYPNTLQNLWHEQKDIISNIFWTKWQKDVEALPQVWMMDEYTLYEIKNGEKLEPIEIANRTAAFITKLKVPGVYEVGGLGACTLISRKALLKGVRFKQMNNLSFWGEDRHFCIRAAALDLQLFVDTRLPAFHIYRESELLGAQKFKNEVLTKKKDKATVSLCMIVKNEEQVLARCLSSVQQLVDEIIIVDTGSSDRTKDIAGQFTNHVYEFAWEDDFSKARNYSFSKATKDYILWLDADDILQESERQRFLSLTKELSSKEVDSVMMDYHLAFDQNGEPTYSLKRNRLVKRSCNFTWVGAVHEYLAVHGNIIQPNIAITHRKEKPYTDRNIKIYKQREVLGKEFSARDLFYYGNELKDHAMYEEAIEKYKQFLLTKQGWIEDEIAACLHIADCYEILYDPDKQLQFLFKTLAYCMPRPEGCCRLGARFLVDEQYEQAIYWYEQAINVKNQPKQGNLINHAAWTWLPYVQLALCYERLGNNQKAKEYHELATNYRGT, encoded by the coding sequence ATGAAACCTCATATTTTAATTGCCAGCCCTGTGCGACAAAACCCTTATATTTTGGCATATTTCTTAACTTCCCTGCAATCGTTAAATCAAGATGAACTTGTAGTGGATTTTTTATTTATAGATGATAATGACGATAAACAATCAACAGAACTTTTAGCGTCATTTCAATCGGAAAATGAACGTGTGAAAATTATTAAATATGATCAGCAAAATGACATTTATATGAAAGATGAAAAAACACATTATTGGACAGATTCACTAATTGAAAAAGTAGCAAAAATGAAAGACGCTATTATAGAGCATGCAATTCAATTCCAGTATGATGGGTTATTCCTTATAGATTCAGATTTAATGTTGTATCCGAATACACTACAAAATTTATGGCATGAACAAAAGGATATCATTTCAAATATTTTTTGGACCAAATGGCAAAAGGATGTTGAAGCATTACCGCAAGTGTGGATGATGGATGAATACACATTATATGAAATAAAAAATGGAGAAAAATTGGAACCGATAGAAATAGCAAATCGAACTGCAGCGTTCATAACGAAATTAAAAGTACCAGGCGTATATGAAGTAGGTGGATTGGGTGCGTGCACATTAATAAGTAGAAAAGCACTTTTAAAAGGTGTTCGTTTTAAACAGATGAACAATTTATCATTTTGGGGTGAAGATCGACATTTTTGCATAAGAGCTGCTGCATTAGATTTACAGCTTTTTGTGGATACTCGTCTTCCTGCATTCCATATTTATAGAGAATCCGAATTACTTGGTGCACAAAAATTTAAAAATGAAGTCCTCACGAAAAAAAAGGACAAAGCAACAGTTAGCTTATGTATGATAGTCAAAAATGAAGAACAAGTTTTAGCACGCTGTTTATCTTCCGTTCAACAACTTGTTGATGAAATTATTATTGTAGACACAGGTTCCTCAGATAGAACAAAAGATATTGCGGGGCAATTCACTAATCATGTTTATGAATTTGCCTGGGAAGATGACTTTTCAAAAGCGCGTAATTATTCATTTAGTAAAGCAACAAAAGACTATATTTTATGGTTAGATGCAGATGATATTTTACAGGAAAGCGAAAGACAACGTTTTTTGAGCTTAACAAAAGAGCTCAGCTCTAAAGAAGTAGACAGTGTCATGATGGACTATCACTTAGCATTCGATCAGAATGGAGAGCCAACATATAGCCTAAAAAGAAACAGACTAGTAAAACGTTCATGCAATTTTACTTGGGTTGGTGCAGTCCATGAATACTTAGCTGTTCACGGCAATATAATACAACCCAATATTGCGATTACGCATCGTAAAGAGAAGCCATATACAGATCGAAATATAAAAATATATAAACAAAGAGAAGTGTTAGGAAAGGAATTTTCGGCTCGTGATTTATTTTACTATGGGAATGAATTAAAGGACCATGCCATGTATGAAGAAGCGATCGAAAAATATAAACAATTTTTATTAACAAAACAAGGATGGATAGAAGATGAGATAGCAGCTTGCTTGCACATAGCGGACTGTTATGAAATCCTGTATGATCCTGATAAACAATTGCAATTTTTATTTAAAACATTGGCATATTGTATGCCTCGTCCAGAAGGTTGTTGTCGCTTAGGTGCAAGATTTTTAGTAGATGAACAATATGAACAAGCCATCTATTGGTATGAGCAAGCAATAAACGTGAAAAACCAACCTAAACAAGGAAATTTAATCAACCATGCTGCTTGGACTTGGTTACCGTATGTTCAATTAGCACTTTGTTATGAGCGATTAGGAAACAATCAAAAAGCTAAAGAATATCACGAACTAGCAACAAATTACCGAGGCACATAA
- a CDS encoding S-layer homology domain-containing protein, whose product MKRNSLFQGAIVAALATSAIVVVPTAQAAEGFSDVDMSKEYGAAVKELAARGIINGYADGTFKPYADVTRGQAAKILANLLALDTQNVINPQFTDVQESDEYYGAIAALANEGITTGFANGSYGVNQAITREQLASMLTAAYQLANIAEDWTLPFTDIVKYSDAYYAVGPLFEHNITKGITATTFGLKETVKRSQFALFIQRIEAMQANRVLQKFSASELGASQLDAYSYDNVATDGEHEFFNIHQTTNGITVEALREGSGYFMLIGYNIDKEENYEVVETQKYKVVVTEVDGKLQLNCQQTDEITPGVALLFEEELGFDPAHIKLTTANGYEVSDKVFVYQPYNFEGWEEDSIPKGGNYELKLLQAGDYIATLSDGKGQSVRVGIRAETDGFDMYTSAAVEISSEFIPTSEIGFTVKDVSIEQYTGATIDHKIVDVEHSADGVTIKRVGKGDALFAIRLNGTNGEKIYVHGMMYEISGVTSMYYELATQQDMENSW is encoded by the coding sequence ATGAAGCGGAACAGTTTATTTCAAGGTGCAATCGTTGCAGCATTAGCAACAAGCGCCATTGTAGTAGTGCCAACAGCACAAGCAGCAGAAGGTTTTAGCGATGTTGATATGTCGAAAGAATATGGGGCTGCGGTAAAAGAATTAGCAGCAAGAGGAATTATTAATGGGTATGCAGATGGTACATTCAAGCCATATGCTGATGTAACACGTGGACAAGCTGCGAAAATTTTAGCTAATTTATTGGCGCTAGATACGCAAAACGTGATAAATCCGCAATTTACGGATGTTCAGGAAAGTGATGAATACTATGGCGCAATTGCTGCTTTAGCTAATGAAGGAATTACGACTGGCTTTGCGAACGGTAGCTATGGTGTTAATCAAGCGATTACACGTGAACAGTTGGCGAGTATGTTAACGGCGGCCTACCAATTAGCCAATATTGCAGAAGATTGGACACTTCCGTTTACAGATATTGTGAAATACTCTGATGCCTATTATGCAGTTGGACCTTTGTTTGAACACAACATTACAAAGGGGATTACAGCAACTACATTTGGTTTAAAAGAAACAGTGAAGCGTTCTCAATTTGCCTTATTTATTCAACGCATAGAGGCGATGCAAGCGAACCGTGTTTTACAGAAATTTTCTGCAAGCGAACTTGGTGCAAGTCAACTTGATGCTTACTCTTATGATAATGTTGCGACGGATGGTGAGCATGAATTTTTCAACATTCATCAAACAACAAATGGCATAACAGTGGAGGCACTTCGAGAGGGCTCGGGCTACTTCATGTTAATAGGCTACAATATAGATAAGGAAGAAAACTATGAAGTCGTCGAAACGCAAAAATATAAGGTTGTTGTTACGGAAGTAGACGGCAAGCTCCAGCTCAATTGCCAGCAAACGGATGAAATAACACCTGGCGTAGCACTGCTTTTTGAGGAGGAGTTAGGATTTGATCCTGCTCATATCAAGCTGACAACTGCAAATGGTTATGAGGTAAGCGATAAAGTCTTTGTCTATCAACCTTACAATTTTGAAGGTTGGGAGGAAGATAGCATTCCAAAAGGCGGCAATTACGAGTTGAAGCTATTGCAGGCTGGGGATTATATAGCAACTTTGTCTGATGGCAAAGGTCAATCTGTGCGTGTTGGCATTCGCGCTGAAACGGATGGTTTTGATATGTATACTTCAGCAGCTGTTGAAATAAGTAGCGAATTCATTCCAACAAGTGAAATAGGCTTTACCGTTAAGGATGTTAGCATTGAGCAATATACAGGAGCCACGATTGATCACAAAATTGTTGATGTTGAACATTCAGCAGATGGTGTAACAATTAAACGTGTAGGCAAAGGAGATGCTCTATTTGCCATTCGCCTAAACGGTACAAACGGTGAAAAAATTTATGTACATGGCATGATGTATGAAATAAGCGGTGTAACATCTATGTATTACGAGCTAGCAACGCAACAAGATATGGAAAATTCATGGTGA
- a CDS encoding S-layer homology domain-containing protein, whose protein sequence is MKQKYSKWVVGAASAALVASAIVPVASAASFSDIETSDHKDAILALAEAKIVGGYTDGTFKPNAVVTRGNVAKFLGKWLISEGYEIPADYKTEARFTDLPTSAPDQELLQYAALVKDAGVFKGSNNKLMYTNNMNREQMAVVLVRAINTVYNVDLVADYKESDFKSAITDLDKATATENREAIIALEYAGLTNVKAFNPKNSLTRGQFASFLHRTITKVGEAALTVKEAKVVDATTLEVTLSDDTKHTVKLETPLEENKETKVEFEIEGKTYSAVVTYEVTEVKLEAVKAVNAKTIEVQFNKAVEDTTKAKVELLRGTFKQNVTLVWSEDKKSVQLVGATNFQAADYTVNVAGLTENVLTSTVKIEAQKVTSIEVLDEVAVVDKAVKADGTFDAGTTATVGYVVKDQYGTDITKTTSLKTNDNANTTVVADSAKGVIKLSGAVVEGKKIGDIVPVVLFDAATGTSVSKTVKLSAESTVSSIEVAGVYNAKGEELALNDSSKASDAYIVLNLKDQYGKEITDASKATGLVITNTNTTNLTIANTVTKVKIGDKDKLVVALSSILKAGDTDVLLISTTNGQTAKYTVKVAETSTTNAISVSQPEIAVAEESTLIPLTVTDKEGNVITNKKVLADANKGIKVGGTTVAESALEVKDGQVYYKTTFNTAGTQALVFQTSTYKVATITVDVKAKAVPTVVRGLKTPLVISTSKSPVTITAKDHLIIEDQYGREMKNSAEPVTVTLVGTSDVVSVAGNQVTALKNGTATLNVALTTPNGTIDSAVEVKVQVTDGTEYNGYEIAEIGKTKVATAKDITVNGLLNGGKVALADSEYTATVQGGKITSPTAVTGGKVTIADTDLNTDSATPANKIDTEFTLKVTINATGQVLEQKFVVSADTEKTQDFFFTASETTADYNLAKAITEATLVSGSTVANLKSTDDTPAVVNVATVDQYGNKAITALAADTVTIVPEKVTDVKIAANGTAAATATLNADVKEAKVTLKIKVGNATKELKVTIVAAP, encoded by the coding sequence ATGAAACAAAAATATAGCAAATGGGTTGTCGGCGCAGCATCAGCAGCTCTAGTAGCATCAGCAATCGTACCAGTAGCAAGCGCAGCAAGCTTTTCTGATATTGAAACAAGTGATCACAAGGACGCTATCTTAGCATTAGCGGAAGCTAAAATCGTAGGAGGTTACACTGACGGTACATTCAAACCGAACGCAGTGGTAACACGCGGTAACGTAGCAAAATTCTTAGGTAAATGGTTAATTTCTGAAGGATATGAAATTCCAGCTGATTACAAAACAGAAGCTCGTTTCACTGACCTTCCAACTTCAGCTCCAGACCAAGAATTACTACAATATGCAGCACTTGTTAAAGATGCAGGCGTATTCAAAGGTTCTAACAACAAATTAATGTACACAAACAACATGAACCGTGAACAAATGGCAGTAGTATTAGTACGTGCTATCAACACTGTTTACAATGTAGACTTAGTAGCAGATTACAAAGAATCTGACTTCAAATCTGCTATCACAGATTTAGACAAAGCTACAGCAACTGAAAACCGTGAAGCAATTATCGCTTTAGAATATGCTGGACTTACAAACGTTAAAGCGTTCAACCCTAAAAACTCTTTAACTCGTGGTCAATTCGCATCATTCTTACACCGTACAATTACAAAAGTGGGCGAAGCTGCTTTAACTGTTAAAGAAGCTAAAGTTGTTGACGCAACTACATTAGAAGTAACTCTTTCTGATGACACTAAACACACTGTAAAATTAGAAACTCCACTTGAAGAAAACAAAGAAACTAAAGTAGAGTTCGAAATCGAAGGTAAAACTTATTCAGCTGTAGTTACATATGAAGTAACTGAAGTTAAATTAGAAGCAGTAAAAGCAGTTAACGCTAAAACAATCGAAGTTCAATTCAACAAAGCAGTAGAAGATACTACTAAAGCTAAAGTTGAATTACTACGTGGTACTTTCAAACAAAACGTAACTCTAGTTTGGTCTGAAGACAAAAAATCAGTTCAATTAGTAGGTGCTACAAACTTCCAAGCAGCTGATTACACTGTAAACGTTGCTGGTTTAACTGAAAATGTATTAACAAGCACAGTTAAAATCGAAGCTCAAAAAGTAACTTCAATCGAAGTTTTAGATGAAGTAGCTGTAGTTGACAAAGCTGTTAAAGCTGACGGTACTTTCGATGCTGGTACAACTGCAACTGTTGGTTATGTAGTTAAAGACCAATATGGTACAGATATTACAAAAACAACTTCTTTAAAAACTAATGATAATGCTAATACAACTGTTGTAGCTGATTCAGCTAAAGGTGTAATTAAATTATCAGGTGCTGTTGTAGAAGGTAAAAAAATCGGTGATATCGTACCAGTAGTATTATTTGATGCTGCTACAGGTACATCAGTTTCTAAAACTGTAAAATTATCTGCTGAATCTACAGTTTCTTCTATTGAAGTAGCTGGTGTTTATAACGCTAAAGGTGAAGAACTAGCTTTAAATGATTCTTCTAAAGCTTCTGACGCTTATATCGTATTAAACCTTAAAGATCAATATGGTAAAGAAATTACTGACGCTTCTAAAGCAACAGGTTTAGTTATCACAAACACAAACACTACAAACTTAACAATCGCTAACACTGTTACTAAAGTGAAAATTGGCGATAAAGATAAATTAGTAGTTGCATTATCTTCAATCTTAAAAGCTGGCGACACTGATGTGTTATTAATTTCAACAACTAACGGTCAAACAGCTAAATACACTGTTAAAGTTGCAGAAACTTCTACAACTAATGCAATCTCTGTTTCTCAACCAGAAATCGCTGTTGCTGAAGAATCTACATTAATCCCATTAACAGTTACTGATAAAGAAGGCAACGTAATCACTAACAAAAAAGTATTAGCTGATGCTAACAAAGGTATTAAAGTTGGCGGTACTACAGTTGCTGAATCAGCTCTTGAAGTGAAAGATGGTCAAGTTTACTACAAAACTACATTCAACACTGCTGGAACACAAGCATTAGTATTCCAAACTTCAACTTACAAAGTTGCTACTATTACTGTAGATGTAAAAGCTAAAGCAGTTCCAACTGTAGTTCGTGGACTTAAAACTCCTTTAGTAATTTCAACTTCTAAATCTCCAGTTACAATTACAGCAAAAGATCACTTAATCATTGAAGACCAATACGGTCGTGAAATGAAAAACTCTGCTGAACCTGTAACAGTAACATTAGTTGGAACTTCAGACGTAGTATCAGTAGCTGGAAATCAAGTAACTGCACTTAAAAACGGAACTGCAACATTAAATGTGGCTCTTACAACTCCAAATGGCACAATTGATTCTGCTGTTGAAGTTAAAGTACAAGTAACTGACGGTACTGAATACAATGGTTATGAAATTGCTGAAATTGGCAAAACTAAAGTAGCAACAGCTAAAGATATTACAGTTAACGGTTTACTAAACGGTGGTAAAGTAGCACTTGCTGACAGCGAATATACTGCAACAGTACAAGGTGGTAAAATTACTTCACCAACAGCAGTAACTGGTGGTAAAGTAACTATCGCTGATACAGATTTAAACACTGACTCAGCAACACCAGCTAACAAAATTGACACAGAATTCACATTAAAAGTAACAATTAATGCAACTGGTCAAGTGTTAGAACAAAAATTTGTTGTTTCAGCTGACACAGAAAAAACACAAGATTTCTTCTTTACAGCATCAGAAACAACAGCTGATTACAACTTAGCTAAAGCTATTACAGAAGCTACATTAGTATCTGGTTCAACTGTAGCTAACTTAAAATCTACTGATGATACTCCTGCAGTAGTAAACGTTGCAACTGTTGACCAATACGGTAACAAAGCAATCACTGCACTTGCAGCAGATACAGTTACAATCGTACCTGAAAAAGTAACAGATGTTAAAATTGCTGCTAACGGTACTGCAGCTGCAACAGCTACTTTAAATGCTGATGTTAAAGAAGCTAAAGTAACTTTAAAAATTAAAGTTGGTAACGCAACAAAAGAATTAAAAGTAACTATCGTTGCTGCACCTTAA
- a CDS encoding MBOAT family O-acyltransferase, translating to MVFSSLIFLYVFLPLVIVLYFISPKMLRNTILLLASLFFYAWGEPKYVLLMMLSIVLNYVLGIIIENTVSQSKRKTLLWLVIVSNLAILGYYKYAGFFVDILNNYLAQPIEWQAVPLPIGISFYTFQALSYVIDVYRRDVKAQRNFLDLSLFITLFPQLVAGPIVRYQTVAEQIKKRIATADDWMIGTRRFVQGLAKKVLIANPMGEVADHVFSLSGGDLTTGTAWIGILAYSLQIYFDFSGYSDMAIGLARIFGFKFEENFNYPYIAQSVTDFWRRWHISLSSWFRDYVYFPLGGSRVSHEWKLYRNLLVVWTLTGFWHGASWTFMAWGFYYGILICLEKWVLLKWLARIPRVLRHMYILIIVMIGWVFFRANDFTYAFAFIKALFGLSDAALYNYETILLTKDYAIYFVIAIIFAMPVYKLYQNWSEQKATVSLSFDWGLRITQTIYYGALLLFITMFLVNATHNPFIYFRF from the coding sequence ATGGTATTTAGTAGTCTTATTTTTTTATATGTTTTTTTGCCATTAGTAATTGTTTTGTACTTCATCTCTCCGAAGATGCTACGCAATACAATTTTATTGTTGGCAAGCTTGTTCTTCTACGCTTGGGGTGAACCGAAATATGTGCTTTTAATGATGCTGTCTATTGTGCTCAATTATGTACTCGGCATTATCATTGAAAATACAGTTTCACAGTCAAAGAGAAAAACACTTCTATGGTTAGTCATTGTTAGTAATTTAGCCATTTTAGGCTATTACAAATACGCTGGCTTTTTCGTGGACATTCTTAACAATTATTTGGCACAGCCTATTGAATGGCAGGCAGTTCCACTGCCAATCGGCATATCGTTTTACACGTTCCAAGCACTTAGCTATGTTATCGATGTTTATCGCAGGGACGTAAAGGCTCAGCGCAACTTTTTGGATTTATCACTTTTCATTACCTTATTTCCACAGCTCGTTGCAGGCCCTATCGTTCGCTATCAAACGGTAGCTGAGCAAATAAAAAAACGTATTGCTACAGCAGACGATTGGATGATTGGGACGCGTCGCTTTGTACAAGGTTTAGCGAAAAAAGTGCTTATCGCAAACCCAATGGGCGAAGTAGCCGATCATGTATTTAGTTTATCTGGTGGGGACTTAACAACTGGTACTGCCTGGATTGGGATTTTAGCGTACTCCCTACAAATTTACTTCGACTTCTCAGGTTATAGTGATATGGCAATTGGATTAGCACGTATTTTCGGCTTTAAATTTGAAGAGAACTTTAACTATCCGTATATCGCACAATCCGTTACAGACTTCTGGCGTCGCTGGCATATCTCACTCAGCAGTTGGTTTAGAGATTATGTCTACTTCCCACTTGGTGGAAGTCGTGTAAGCCATGAATGGAAGTTATATCGTAATTTACTTGTTGTCTGGACACTAACAGGTTTTTGGCATGGTGCAAGCTGGACCTTTATGGCATGGGGCTTTTACTATGGGATATTAATCTGCCTTGAAAAATGGGTACTGCTAAAATGGTTAGCGCGTATTCCACGTGTATTACGACATATGTATATTCTTATTATTGTCATGATTGGCTGGGTTTTCTTTAGAGCGAATGACTTTACATATGCCTTTGCATTTATCAAAGCGTTATTTGGGTTATCTGACGCCGCGCTGTACAATTATGAAACAATTTTATTGACTAAAGATTATGCTATTTACTTTGTTATCGCCATTATATTTGCGATGCCTGTTTATAAACTTTATCAAAATTGGAGCGAGCAAAAAGCTACCGTTTCCCTATCATTTGACTGGGGACTACGCATTACGCAAACAATTTACTATGGCGCTCTGTTGTTATTTATTACGATGTTTTTAGTGAACGCAACACATAATCCATTCATTTACTTTAGATTTTAG
- a CDS encoding DHHW family protein: protein MRKIQTFLLPITFFCIIFGGFVVHVLTVDRPQSEMENRPLASANITPSPQEIFSGAWSKQVESYISDQFPARDTWMRNYVNFQRVVGKTYLNDKYAVDDKSGWIISKPAVAKTEEELASFASDLKHLSEGLAEKNIPFTFYSLPAKATYSREPSPSYMPEDAGIANNTKLHEFVTAAGVNNIRLYDEMQDDFSAERNFYKTDHHWTIRGAYSGYEALINTLSERLGETIAPIPYDEAKTFCLPNKFAGSWNKILYMTVDNDEQICYNEPDSFATQFTIYDGTIDDGVTAPYEAVYGRAKQMSPDAVVNYAEAYSRDFAELTIVNQNYDSDKHLVVIKDSYFNTIQFHVASHFKTLTILDLRYLDKEIIPYLQSMHPDYVVLAYNDRNLKLMPE, encoded by the coding sequence ATGCGAAAAATACAAACGTTTCTTTTACCAATTACATTTTTTTGCATCATTTTCGGTGGCTTCGTCGTACATGTATTAACAGTGGATCGTCCACAATCAGAAATGGAAAACCGTCCATTAGCATCTGCCAATATTACGCCAAGTCCACAGGAAATCTTCTCAGGAGCATGGTCCAAACAGGTAGAATCTTATATTTCTGATCAATTTCCTGCACGAGATACATGGATGCGCAATTATGTTAACTTCCAGCGTGTTGTAGGCAAAACTTATTTAAATGATAAGTACGCAGTAGATGATAAAAGCGGCTGGATCATTTCAAAACCAGCCGTAGCAAAAACAGAAGAAGAGCTAGCTTCCTTTGCCTCCGATTTAAAACATTTAAGCGAGGGGCTAGCCGAAAAAAATATTCCGTTTACATTTTACTCACTACCAGCGAAGGCAACCTACTCACGTGAGCCAAGTCCAAGTTATATGCCTGAAGATGCGGGTATTGCCAACAACACCAAACTGCACGAATTTGTCACAGCTGCTGGTGTAAACAATATTCGTCTATATGATGAAATGCAGGATGACTTTTCTGCAGAGCGGAACTTCTATAAAACAGACCATCACTGGACAATACGTGGTGCATACTCTGGCTACGAGGCACTAATCAATACACTAAGCGAACGACTTGGCGAAACGATTGCTCCAATTCCATACGATGAAGCCAAGACATTTTGTTTACCAAATAAATTTGCTGGCTCATGGAATAAAATACTGTATATGACCGTCGATAATGACGAACAAATTTGCTATAACGAGCCAGACTCTTTCGCAACACAGTTTACTATTTACGACGGTACGATTGACGATGGGGTCACTGCACCATACGAAGCAGTGTACGGTCGCGCCAAACAAATGAGTCCCGATGCAGTCGTAAACTACGCTGAAGCCTATAGCCGTGACTTTGCTGAACTCACGATTGTTAATCAAAATTATGATAGTGACAAACATCTCGTCGTTATTAAAGATTCATACTTTAACACCATCCAATTTCACGTAGCCAGTCACTTTAAAACTTTAACCATTTTAGACTTACGTTATTTGGATAAAGAAATCATTCCTTACTTACAAAGCATGCATCCAGACTATGTCGTCCTTGCCTATAACGATCGCAATCTAAAACTAATGCCTGAGTAA